TCAAATTCTATAGCCACGAACGCCCTCACCAGTCGCTAGGCAATCGAACCCCGTGGACCGTCCACACCAGCCAGCGACTTGGAGCCCAGCAATCCACTTAAGAAACCGGCTCCCGTGGTCCGAAAATTGGGGTCCACTTCATGGGATTCTGAAAGTGGTCGACTATTCTACCGCGGCCAGTTAATTCGCCAGGTTAAGAAGCTGGGGCAAGCTAAAAACTTGGTCCGTATTCTGAGTGCTTTTGAAGAGGACGGATGGCCCTATCGCATCGACGATCCGCTTGACACAGATACCGGACGACGACGCGTAAACGATGCCATAAAGTCACTAAATAAAGGCCTCACTTCTATCCGTTTCTTAGGAGATGGTACCGGTGAGGGAATATGTTGGGAACTCAGAGACGGCTCTTCTGCTACCTGAGTGCTCCCCCTCTGCTCCGTGAAGGGATTTCGGTTGTCTATGGCATACTGCTTCTGTCGGCAGTTTGCCCTACCGTTTCAAGGCCATTCGGAGCTATTCGATGTCACAAGGTTCTAAATCTAAGTTGACGATCGAGGAAATTTTCAAAGCGTTTGCGGACCCGACGGTCGCCGAGCGCTTTCCGCCAATTTTGACTCTAGAGCGTGCATCGGAGCTTTTTGGCGTTCCCGAAGGCACGATCCGTGACTGGAAGTCACGTGGCCACTTGGACGCTTTTACCTCCAAGAAGGGAAAGCATGTCCGTTTCTTCCGCGACCGATTCGTCTTGTGGTTCTTCACAGATTGAATCGAAGTCTAGCCGAAGTTCTCGCGATGGCACGTTTCGACGTTCATCGAACCTGGCAATACGGACAACGTCAGTGTGCCATGCCTATTTGGACTATCCCCCAACGATGATTAGCCAAGTGAAAGAAAGAGATGATAAGAAGTCTCGCGTAGAGTACGAGCAAGTCGGCGAAATAGTTAGTATCTACCAGCGCGGCCAGTTTTGGTGGATTCACTACAGTTGGGAGGGACGACAGGTACGTCATTCCCTAAAGACACGAAGCAAAAAGGAAGCTCGTAGCAGAGCTCTGGCTGAGGAACGAGACCTAGTCAATGGGCAATTGAAGTGGCGAAGCAAGGTCCCTGCTATCTCAGAAGCTATCGAATTGTACATGAACCACTTGAGAGCAAAGGGGCGTGCATCCCGAACGCTCGACAAGTACCAGTTCTGTTTTGATCTGTTGGAAAAGATTGCCAAAGATCGTGGCGTCAAGAAGGTATCTGACGTTGACTTAAATCTGATAGATGCGTTTCGCGCGGATCGGATTGCCGGGAATACGGCGGAAAAGAGAAAACCCGCTGCTCCGAAGACGATTACGAACGACATCGTGTCTATCAAGCAGCTCGTGAATTTTTGCGTCAAGCGAAAGCTCATTCGCGAGAATCCACTATCGGATCTCGAAATTCGCAAGCCCCCCCGGACGATTCAGCCAGTTTGGTCTAGAGATGAGGTACAGGCGATATTGAATAAGGCCAGATCGCCTTTCCTGGAACCATTGATTTTCTACGCAGATAGCGGAGCGCGTTTCGGCGAGGGACGCTGGCTAACTTGGAAAGATGTGGATCTTGAGAAGGGGGTTGTCCATATTCAACCCAAGCAGGGCTGGAAACCCAAAACCGGAGAACAACGGGTATTCCATATGAGCGAACGGATGAAGGAGATGTTTGGGCAGATGCCGAAAAAGTACCGTTGGGTATTTACGGCCAAGCCAACTGCCCGCTATCCCGAGAAGGGACGGCAGATTTCCGAACGTACGCTGCTAACTTATCTCAGGAGAATCCCGGATGAACTCGGCCTGGAAGGTCATCTCCATACCTTTAAGCATTCTTTCGTAACGCATGCCCTGATTGATCTGAAAGTTCCGCGTGAGGTGATACGCCGCAGTGTGGGAACGCTGGACGATCGTGTGCTGGACTACTACGTCCATGTGCATGATCAGGAGGCCCAAAATATGATGAAACTTGTTTCCGGGACGTACCGGAAAACAACGGAAGATAACGATCCGTTAAAGTAGTACAAAACTAGTACAACTAGGAGAATCGAAGATGAAGCAATCGGCGCAAAATAAAGGCCGTCAACAGGTTACGTTGACGGCCTTGGCTCGAAGCGGAGGGCACGAGACTCGAACTCGCAACCCCTGACGGGGCATCACATTTCCAATGTGACCGCTAACCATTCGCTTACCCTCCAGCAGATACACCGTGAAGCATCCCATAAAGGGAAGCCTGACGGGGGCTCTAGGTTCACGGTGCATCTTACTTGATCGACTGATTTTAGAAAATAGCGGCAGAGGAAATTGACCGCAATGGGGGCCCTTTTCGCGTATGATGGTCGGGCAAGTACCAATCTTGTGGCGAACTCCTCTTCCGAAACTGATCTTAGCCAAACCATGACCGAGCCCTCTCGCGATCCTAATCCGTTTCAGTCGCCCCAATCCGAAGGGGAAATCGCGTCGGTCGCAGGTCGCCGCTCTTACGTCATCTTTTACTTGGCCGTGGCACTGACGATCGCAGTGGTCACGGGATTGCTCTTCCTGGCGCCAGGCTTGGCGCTTCTCGCGGCTCTGGTGCTCGTGCCGGCTAATATCCGATTCTTTTTGCGACTGGGACGCGATGCCGAGTATTCCGGACAATGGCCAACCATTGGCCATCAGCTCGGCCTGGTGATCCTTTCGGTATTGATGACAATCCCAGTCGTGATTGCCGCTGGTATCGCGTTTTATGCGGTCTGTTTAGCCGGCGCCACGATCGCCTTATACACTCTTCCCAAAACCGACGACTACGGATTTGGAACGGCCTTGCTTGGTGGCGTGCCGTTGGGATTGGCGGCTGGGATCGCCATGATTGTGCTTTGTTATCGATATACGATGAAAGTTATTCCGGACAGACCACGCCGCCTTGTCGATAAGGAAGAGAATGCCGAATAACGTTCGCTTCGCCTGGTCTGCCAAGAAAGTTACGACCTCATGAACAGTTCGTCGGATGTGTCGAAGGATGTCGCGGATCGGCAATGGTTCATTGTCCGGCGCTGGCAGGCCTATGCCGGAGAGCTCCGAGCGTTGGTGATTCGGGCCGTCTCGGTCGTGGTGTTGTACGGCTTCCACCTTGTTTCCCACTTCGGAGAGACGCCGGAGGTTCAAGAAACCTTTGCCGAGATGCATCGTCGGCTCACCATTATTTCGGTGCTGATGCTGGTGGTTTCGCTGTTGACCCTGCTTTTGATTTTGAAGCGGGTGCTGCCTGGCTGGCTTGCATTCCTGACGACAGCGGTCGATCTGCTGGCCGTCACGGCCGTCATCGCGTCGACCGGTGGGCCGATGCGATCGGCACTGATGGGCGGCTTCTTTCTCGTGATCGCGATGGCAGGCCTCCGTTTCGATTTGCGGCTAGTCTGGTTCGCTACCTTGGGAAGCATGGCTGGGTTCATGGCTGCCGTTGGGATACAGGACCCAAGCTGGTTCGATGCCGACCATGTTGTACCAGTGATCTATCAGCAAGGCATGCTCGTCTGCCTGGCCGCGACCGGCCTGGTCATTGGGCAAATCGTGCGGCTGAGTCGGCCACTGGCTGAAGAGTACCATGCACGCGTCGAACGTGCCGAGGCGAAGGAGACCACCTGATGCGTTCCGATTTGCCTCATGTGACTTGTCCCGAGTGTGGTGCAGAGAACAACTCGTTCGCCAACAACTGCTGGATCTGCCGGCATCCGCTGCATCAGGGAGAGGAAGTAGTTGAAGGAGAATTGCTGGCACCACCTCCGATGCCAGCGACGCGTCGACCTTGGGTACCAAACCTGGCATTGGCTCTGCTGATCATCGCAACCTGTTTGGTTGCGCTGGGGGTTGCGTCGGATAGTGCCGGAGCGTTGATAACCTTCGCTATCTTTGTGCTGCCGATTGCGGTGGCCTGTGGCGTCGTGATTTACCAGGGCTCGCAAAGTGAAAATAAAGCTTTCCGGACGATCTCCGAGATCTTTTCGACGTTGATCGTCACGGTGGGGGCGATGATCCTACTGGGTATCGCTGGGATTATCGCACTGTTTGCGTTCTGCTTGATGCTATTCGCTGGGCTAGCTGGGAGATAAATCATGGAACCTTTCGAAGGTGGTCCGGGGGAAGATGGGTCACTTGACCCCGATCAAGAACCGCGGAAACAACCGCACTGGTATGCCTGGCTACCGGTGGGCGTCGGCATCTGCGTTGTGCTGATGATTGCCGGGCTGATCGCCTTCTCCAGCATAATTCCTGGTGTACGGTGGGGAATTATTTTGCTGCTAACGCCAGTCTTGCTGCTGAATTTGTGGTGGCTGGTCGTCTATAGCCGTCGCATCCATACGCCGGCAGGCAGAATGATTTCAGGGCTGGCTAGTTTGGGCGTAGCGGCTGGAATGTTTGGGCTAGTCGTGATGGCGTTTGTCATTGCCTTTTTCTACTGCGCGTCGCAGTACCAATCGCTTTGATTGGCTTTGAGCCTGGGACCAAGAAAGATTCTTTGATGAACTACAACTTCCGCGACTACACCGTTTTGGGAATCACACAAAGCTTGTGCCCCGAATGTCATGGCGTTGTGCCGGCCAAGATCATCACACGCGGTAACCGGGTTTACTTCCGCAAGCGATGCCCGGAGCATGGCCAACGCGATGACTATGTCTGCTCGGACGTGGCCTGGTACGATCAAGCTCAGTTCAATGTGCCTGGCAAGATTCCGCGGGACTTTGGTGTCGAGCCTTCCAAAGGGTGTCCACTCGACTGCGGGCTTTGTACCGAGCACGAGCAGCATACGTGCATCGGCTTGCTTGAGATCACTTCGAGCTGCAACCTGGCATGTCCGATGTGCTACGCCGCCAGTGGTCCTGGCGGGAAGCATTTGACGCTGGAGGAATGCCAACGAACGATCGACCGCTACGTCGAAGTGGAAGGCAAGCCGGAAGTGCTGCAGCTCTCGGGCGGCGAACCGACGATTCATCCCGACTTCAGGGCAATTCTCGATTACGCTCTCTCGCGCCCGATCGACTACGTGATGATCAACACCAACGGAATTCGCCTGGCGCACGATCCTGGTTTGATCGATTTTCTCGCGGCGAGACGGGATCGCGTCGAGGTCTATTTGCAGTTCGATGGTTTCCGCGAGTCGACGTCGCTCCAGCTGCGTGGCGAAGCCTTGGTCGAAACCAAATTGAAGGCGGTCGAGAACTGCGGCGAAGCGGGCCTGCATGTGAATCTGGTTGCGACATTGCAGCCAGGCGTGAACGACGACGAACTTGGCAAGCTGGTCGAGTACTGTGCGGCCCGGCCTTGGATCACCGGTTTGAGCCTACAGCCGGCAACCTATTCCGGGCGGCACGTGTTGCCGGAAGAGCTGGAAAACCGGATCACGTTTCCAGATGTGATTCGCGGCATTGTCGAACAAACCGGTGGTATGTATACCGAAGCCGATTTCATGCCGCTCCCCTGTGCCCATCCCAACTGCCATCAAATGTCGTACGCGTACCGTCGCCAGGGAGAACTCGTTCCGCTGATGCGGTTCATCAAAGCGGCCGAGCATCTCGATCTGCTGTCAGGCGGGATTTCCTTTCAGCGTGGTGCGGTGAAGGATCTGCTCGAACGCTATCTGGTGCGCGAGGCCTGTTGTCCTGGCGGCAGTTGTGCCCCGCCCTCCTCTTCCGAGAGTAGTGGCATGCCTCTGACCGTTCTAAGTTCCAAGAGCCCGCTCGAAGAATTGATCGGCGCGTTAAACACTTCTGACCCACGCTATGCCGAGGCGGCCGTCGATTTCTTTTCCCGGGCCATGCAGGAACAGATCGGTGCGGAAGATGTTTTCCGGATCATGATCACCTCGTTCCTCGACGTCTACAACTTTGACGTCCGCCGGGTGATGAAGTGCTGCGTGCATCATCTATTGCCAAGCGGACATGTCGTTCCGTTTTGTGCCTACAATGTGCTCTATCGCGACGGGCACGTGCCGCTCCCGCCTCTCAAGTCGACTGCTGAGATCTCTGGATGAATCAAGTCATTTACATGGCCATCATGGGCGTGGCGATCACGGTCGGCTTTGTGCTACTGCGGTTGTTTCAAGAGAAGCTCGAACTGGCTCGGTGGGAAAAACTGGGGATTGCGGTCGGTGGTTTCTGCGGCGCTATGATCGGCGCGAAGCTCCCTTTCGCCCTGTACGACTACAACGGGCTGATGGATGGCACGGCCTGGTTCGCGCATGGCAAGACAATCATCGCCGGACTGCTGGGCGGCTACTTCGGCGTCGAACTGGCCAAGTGGGTCATGGATATCCGCACCAAAACGGGCGACAGCTTTGTGGTGCCGGTGGCCGTTTCGATTGGCATCGGACGCTGGGCCTGCTTTATGGCAGGCTGCTGTTTCGGGAAAGAGTGCAATCTGCCTTGGAGCTTTGCGTTTCCTTTGGCACCCGATGGCGGCACCCTGCTCCGCCATCCAACGCAGATCTACGAATCGATCTTTCACCTGACATGCGCTGTGGTCTTCTTCGTGCTGTGGAAGAAGAAATGCTTCCCGGGGCAGTTGTTTAAGATCTACCTGATCGCCTACATGACGTTCCGGTTCTTCACCGAATGGTTGCGACCAGAACCAACGTTCGCATGGGGATTGACGGCCTATCAGTGGGCAGCGATCGCGGCGATTCCTCTGTTTGCTTTTCTGATCTGGCGCGATCAGCAGCAACTGGATGCCCTAGCAAAAGAGCCGCCCATATCGGACGGCTCTCGTTGATTTGCTTTGTGCCGGCAAGGCCGCGGTGAAGTTGTTCTCGCCGCGGCGACAGCCGAACAATCTTATTGATATCGATCGCGGCTATTGGCGATCAAGCTCACGAACTGGTCGTTGTTCTCGTACTTGGTCAACTGTTTGGTCAGTTGTTCCATGGCATCGATGTGGTGCATCGAGGTCAACGTACGACGCAGAGCAATCACGGCATTGTGAGTCTCCGGATTAAGCAACAGTTCTTCGCGACGGGTACCCGACTGCGAAATGTCGATCGCCGGCCAGACGCGGCGGTCGGCCAACTTGCGATCGAGAACCAGTTCCATGTTGCCGGTTCCTTTGAATTCCTGGAAGATCACTTCATCCATCCTGCTGCCGGTGTCGACCAAAGCCGTACCGAGGATGGTGAGCGAACCACCTTCTTCAAACGAACGAGC
The nucleotide sequence above comes from Bremerella sp. JC817. Encoded proteins:
- a CDS encoding radical SAM protein, producing MNYNFRDYTVLGITQSLCPECHGVVPAKIITRGNRVYFRKRCPEHGQRDDYVCSDVAWYDQAQFNVPGKIPRDFGVEPSKGCPLDCGLCTEHEQHTCIGLLEITSSCNLACPMCYAASGPGGKHLTLEECQRTIDRYVEVEGKPEVLQLSGGEPTIHPDFRAILDYALSRPIDYVMINTNGIRLAHDPGLIDFLAARRDRVEVYLQFDGFRESTSLQLRGEALVETKLKAVENCGEAGLHVNLVATLQPGVNDDELGKLVEYCAARPWITGLSLQPATYSGRHVLPEELENRITFPDVIRGIVEQTGGMYTEADFMPLPCAHPNCHQMSYAYRRQGELVPLMRFIKAAEHLDLLSGGISFQRGAVKDLLERYLVREACCPGGSCAPPSSSESSGMPLTVLSSKSPLEELIGALNTSDPRYAEAAVDFFSRAMQEQIGAEDVFRIMITSFLDVYNFDVRRVMKCCVHHLLPSGHVVPFCAYNVLYRDGHVPLPPLKSTAEISG
- a CDS encoding tyrosine-type recombinase/integrase translates to MNHLRAKGRASRTLDKYQFCFDLLEKIAKDRGVKKVSDVDLNLIDAFRADRIAGNTAEKRKPAAPKTITNDIVSIKQLVNFCVKRKLIRENPLSDLEIRKPPRTIQPVWSRDEVQAILNKARSPFLEPLIFYADSGARFGEGRWLTWKDVDLEKGVVHIQPKQGWKPKTGEQRVFHMSERMKEMFGQMPKKYRWVFTAKPTARYPEKGRQISERTLLTYLRRIPDELGLEGHLHTFKHSFVTHALIDLKVPREVIRRSVGTLDDRVLDYYVHVHDQEAQNMMKLVSGTYRKTTEDNDPLK
- a CDS encoding helix-turn-helix domain-containing protein; its protein translation is MSQGSKSKLTIEEIFKAFADPTVAERFPPILTLERASELFGVPEGTIRDWKSRGHLDAFTSKKGKHVRFFRDRFVLWFFTD
- a CDS encoding prolipoprotein diacylglyceryl transferase family protein, whose protein sequence is MNQVIYMAIMGVAITVGFVLLRLFQEKLELARWEKLGIAVGGFCGAMIGAKLPFALYDYNGLMDGTAWFAHGKTIIAGLLGGYFGVELAKWVMDIRTKTGDSFVVPVAVSIGIGRWACFMAGCCFGKECNLPWSFAFPLAPDGGTLLRHPTQIYESIFHLTCAVVFFVLWKKKCFPGQLFKIYLIAYMTFRFFTEWLRPEPTFAWGLTAYQWAAIAAIPLFAFLIWRDQQQLDALAKEPPISDGSR